The Streptomyces sp. P9-A4 genome contains a region encoding:
- a CDS encoding TetR/AcrR family transcriptional regulator: MSVDRIQVLRAAAALLTRKATATMDEVARAAGIGRATLHRHFAGREALVRALEELGLQELEAAHDRARTAEGPADEAVRRLIAEVEPVAPLLSFLVTENQLFEGDQQNDGWERLDARVSALFRRGQEEGVFRIDLTPAWLTEALYGLIGSGAWAVQDGRVAAKDFQYMIAELLLGGARRSVEK, encoded by the coding sequence ATGTCAGTCGATCGCATCCAGGTGCTCCGTGCCGCAGCCGCCCTGCTCACCCGCAAGGCGACCGCCACCATGGACGAGGTCGCCCGCGCCGCGGGGATCGGCCGGGCCACGCTGCACCGGCACTTCGCCGGGCGGGAGGCCCTGGTGCGGGCGCTCGAAGAGCTGGGCCTCCAGGAGCTGGAGGCGGCCCACGACCGGGCCCGCACCGCTGAAGGGCCCGCCGACGAGGCCGTACGCCGGCTCATCGCCGAGGTCGAGCCCGTCGCGCCGCTGCTCTCGTTCCTCGTGACCGAGAACCAGCTCTTCGAGGGCGACCAGCAGAACGACGGCTGGGAACGCCTCGACGCCCGGGTCTCCGCCCTCTTCCGGCGAGGCCAGGAAGAAGGCGTCTTCCGGATCGACCTGACCCCCGCCTGGCTCACCGAGGCCCTCTACGGGCTCATCGGTTCCGGCGCCTGGGCCGTGCAGGACGGCCGGGTCGCCGCCAAGGACTTCCAGTACATGATCGCCGAGCTGCTGCTCGGCGGAGCGCGCAGGAGCGTGGAGAAGTGA
- a CDS encoding HAD domain-containing protein produces MTKPLLLIDVDGPLNPYAAQRERRPEGYTTHRMRPGGWFGTKPLRVWLNPEHGDELLALAEAYEPVWATTWKGEANDWIGPHLGLPELPFIDWPQMHGKAPRGTFWKTQYILEYAAGRPFAWVDDDITSYDHEYVERNHLAAALLLHVDPRIGLIRPDFDALAEWAAAL; encoded by the coding sequence ATGACGAAGCCACTGCTGCTGATCGACGTCGACGGGCCACTGAATCCGTACGCGGCACAGCGCGAGCGGCGCCCCGAGGGGTACACGACGCACCGGATGCGGCCCGGCGGATGGTTCGGGACGAAGCCGCTGCGGGTCTGGCTGAATCCGGAGCACGGCGACGAGCTGCTCGCGCTCGCCGAGGCGTACGAGCCGGTCTGGGCGACGACCTGGAAGGGTGAGGCGAACGACTGGATCGGGCCCCATCTCGGGCTGCCCGAGCTGCCGTTCATCGACTGGCCCCAGATGCACGGAAAGGCCCCTCGCGGGACCTTCTGGAAGACGCAGTACATCCTGGAGTACGCGGCCGGGCGGCCGTTCGCCTGGGTCGACGACGACATCACCTCGTACGACCACGAGTACGTGGAGCGGAACCACCTCGCCGCCGCCCTGCTCCTGCACGTCGACCCCCGGATCGGGCTGATCCGGCCGGACTTCGACGCACTCGCGGAGTGGGCGGCGGCGCTGTGA
- the argH gene encoding argininosuccinate lyase, producing the protein MSSNNGDVRLWGGRFADGPAEALAKLSASVHFDWRLAPYDIAGSRAHARVLHKAGLLTEDELTRMLAGLDLLEADVADGSFVGTIADEDVHTALERGLLERLGPDLGGKLRAGRSRNDQVATLFKMYLRDHARIIGGLVAELQDALVGLAEAHSDVAMPGRTHLQHAQPVLFAHHVLAHVQSLSRDAERLRQWDTRTAVSPYGSGALAGSSLGLDPEAVAKDLGFERGSVGNSIDGTASRDFVAEFSFITAMIGINLSRIAEEIIIWNTKEFSFVTLHDAFSTGSSIMPQKKNPDIAELARGKSGRLIGNHTGLLATLKALPLAYNRDLQEDKEPVFDSCDQLEILLPAFTGMMATLTVNRERMEELAPAGFSLATDIAEWLVKQGVPFRVAHEVAGECVKVAESEGKELDELTDEQFAKISEHLTPEVRTVLNVPGALASRDGRGGTAPSAVATQLVEVKADLVIQHAWATAKK; encoded by the coding sequence GTGAGCAGCAACAACGGTGATGTCCGGCTCTGGGGCGGACGGTTCGCGGACGGTCCCGCCGAGGCGCTGGCGAAGCTCTCCGCGTCGGTCCACTTCGACTGGCGTCTCGCGCCGTACGACATCGCCGGTTCCCGCGCCCACGCGCGCGTGCTGCACAAGGCGGGGCTGCTCACCGAGGACGAGCTGACCCGGATGCTCGCCGGGCTCGACCTGCTGGAGGCGGACGTCGCCGACGGCTCCTTCGTCGGCACCATCGCCGACGAGGACGTCCACACCGCCCTGGAGCGGGGCCTCCTGGAGCGCCTCGGTCCGGACCTCGGCGGCAAGCTGCGCGCCGGCCGGTCCCGTAACGACCAGGTCGCCACCCTCTTCAAGATGTACCTGCGCGACCACGCCCGGATCATCGGCGGCCTCGTCGCGGAGCTCCAGGACGCCCTGGTCGGTCTCGCGGAGGCCCACTCGGACGTCGCCATGCCCGGCCGTACGCACCTCCAGCACGCCCAGCCCGTGCTGTTCGCGCACCACGTCCTCGCCCACGTCCAGTCCCTCTCCCGGGACGCCGAGCGGCTGCGGCAGTGGGACACCCGGACGGCGGTCTCCCCGTACGGCTCCGGCGCCCTCGCCGGTTCCTCCCTCGGGCTCGACCCGGAGGCGGTCGCCAAGGACCTCGGCTTCGAGCGCGGCTCGGTCGGCAACTCCATCGACGGCACGGCCTCCCGTGACTTCGTCGCCGAGTTCAGCTTCATCACCGCGATGATCGGGATCAACCTCTCCCGGATCGCGGAGGAGATCATCATCTGGAACACGAAGGAGTTCTCCTTCGTGACCCTGCACGACGCCTTCTCCACCGGGTCGTCGATCATGCCGCAGAAGAAGAACCCGGACATCGCCGAGCTGGCCCGTGGCAAGTCCGGCCGCCTCATCGGCAACCACACCGGCCTGCTCGCCACCCTCAAGGCGCTCCCGCTCGCCTACAACCGAGACCTCCAGGAGGACAAGGAGCCGGTCTTCGACTCCTGCGACCAGCTGGAGATCCTGCTGCCGGCCTTCACCGGCATGATGGCCACGCTCACCGTCAACCGGGAGCGCATGGAGGAGCTGGCCCCGGCCGGCTTCTCGCTCGCGACGGACATCGCGGAGTGGCTGGTCAAGCAGGGCGTGCCGTTCCGGGTGGCGCACGAGGTGGCCGGCGAGTGCGTGAAGGTCGCCGAGTCCGAGGGCAAGGAGCTGGACGAGCTCACGGACGAGCAGTTCGCCAAGATCTCCGAGCACCTCACCCCCGAGGTCCGCACGGTCCTCAACGTCCCCGGCGCCCTCGCCTCCCGCGACGGCCGGGGCGGCACCGCCCCCTCGGCGGTCGCCACCCAGCTGGTCGAGGTCAAGGCGGACCTGGTGATCCAGCACGCCTGGGCCACCGCCAAGAAGTAG
- a CDS encoding pyridoxamine 5'-phosphate oxidase family protein has protein sequence MGKTYEHMDGRLRAFIEAQPVFFTATAPLDGDGHVNLSPKGRRGTLVVLDELTLAYVDFGGSGAETIAHLREPGNGRITLMWTAFSGPPTVVRVHGTGEAVLRDDPRWGELFARFPAEAVEGQGSARAIVVVSARRVSDACGFAVPLMEYQEDRSIHAEYFNRKTDDEFNAYCERKDHIGTSLDGLPALPLPLPPLPAG, from the coding sequence ATGGGAAAGACGTATGAACACATGGACGGGCGGCTCCGTGCCTTCATCGAGGCTCAGCCGGTGTTCTTCACGGCCACCGCGCCGCTCGACGGCGACGGTCACGTCAATCTGTCCCCCAAGGGGCGCCGGGGGACGCTCGTGGTGCTCGACGAGCTGACGCTCGCCTATGTCGACTTCGGCGGCAGCGGCGCGGAGACCATCGCGCATCTGCGGGAGCCGGGCAACGGACGCATCACCCTCATGTGGACGGCCTTCTCCGGGCCGCCGACCGTGGTGCGGGTGCACGGGACCGGGGAGGCCGTGCTCCGGGACGATCCCCGCTGGGGCGAGCTCTTCGCGCGGTTCCCGGCCGAGGCCGTGGAGGGGCAGGGCAGCGCGCGGGCCATCGTCGTGGTGAGCGCGCGGCGGGTCAGCGACGCGTGCGGATTCGCCGTCCCGCTGATGGAGTACCAGGAGGACCGGTCGATACACGCCGAGTACTTCAACCGGAAGACGGACGACGAGTTCAACGCGTACTGCGAGCGCAAGGACCACATCGGGACCAGCCTCGACGGTCTGCCCGCGCTGCCCCTCCCGCTGCCGCCGCTGCCCGCCGGTTAG
- a CDS encoding arginine repressor: MTDAQEIEHGGPSVPQTRTARHRRIVDILNRQPVRSQSQLAKLLADDGLSVTQATLSRDLDELGAVKIRNTGGELIYAVPSEGGFRTPQAPLGESAKEERMRRLSGELLISAEASANLVVLRTPPGAAQFLASAIDQAELQAILGTIAGDDTLLLISRDPTGGQALADHLLRLAQKDR; encoded by the coding sequence ATGACCGACGCGCAGGAAATTGAGCACGGCGGGCCGTCCGTTCCGCAGACCCGCACCGCACGCCACCGCAGGATCGTCGACATTCTCAACCGGCAGCCGGTGCGCTCGCAGAGCCAGCTCGCCAAGCTCCTCGCGGACGACGGGCTGAGCGTCACCCAGGCGACGCTCTCCCGCGACCTCGACGAGCTGGGCGCGGTGAAGATCCGCAACACCGGCGGCGAGCTGATCTACGCGGTGCCCAGCGAGGGCGGCTTCCGCACCCCGCAGGCACCGCTCGGCGAGTCCGCCAAGGAGGAGCGCATGCGGCGCCTCTCCGGCGAACTGCTGATCTCGGCCGAGGCCTCCGCCAACCTGGTGGTCCTGCGGACCCCGCCGGGCGCCGCCCAGTTCCTCGCGTCGGCCATCGACCAGGCCGAACTCCAAGCGATCCTCGGCACGATCGCGGGCGACGACACCCTGCTCCTCATCAGCCGCGACCCCACGGGCGGCCAGGCCCTGGCCGACCACCTGCTGCGCCTGGCCCAGAAGGACCGCTGA
- a CDS encoding acetylornithine transaminase, with protein MSGTGNEQLTQRWQGSLMNNYGTPQLPLVRGEGAKVWDADGKEYLDFVGGIAVNALGHAHPAIVEAVTRQIQSLGHVSNLFVAEPPVALAEKLLGLFGRPGKVFFCNSGAEANEAAFKIGRLTGRSHMVATQGGFHGRTMGSLALTGQPGKRTPFLPLPGDVTHVPYGDVDALRAAVTEDTAFVVIEPIQGENGVVVPPPGYLKAAREITRATGTLLVLDEVQTGIGRCGHWFEHQAHEGVEPDVVTLAKGLGGGLPLGATVAFGPAADLFAPGHHGTTFGGNPIACAAGLAVLDTLGADAALDHVKAVGERLRQGIEGLGHPLVSHVRGAGLLLGIVLTESLAPQVQQAAQDAGLLVNAPAPDVVRIMPPLVLTDAEADAFLRALPGVLDVANGQGRTGE; from the coding sequence ATGAGCGGCACCGGCAACGAGCAGCTGACCCAGCGGTGGCAGGGCTCCCTCATGAACAACTACGGCACCCCTCAGCTGCCCCTCGTCCGCGGTGAGGGCGCCAAGGTCTGGGACGCCGACGGCAAGGAGTACCTCGACTTCGTCGGCGGCATCGCCGTCAACGCCCTCGGCCACGCCCACCCGGCGATCGTCGAGGCCGTCACCCGGCAGATCCAGAGCCTCGGCCACGTCTCCAACCTCTTCGTCGCCGAGCCGCCCGTCGCCCTCGCCGAGAAGCTCCTCGGCCTCTTCGGCCGCCCGGGCAAGGTCTTCTTCTGCAACTCGGGCGCCGAGGCCAACGAGGCCGCGTTCAAGATCGGCCGGCTCACCGGCCGCTCCCACATGGTCGCCACCCAGGGCGGCTTCCACGGCCGGACCATGGGATCCCTGGCGCTCACCGGCCAGCCCGGCAAGCGGACCCCGTTCCTGCCGCTGCCCGGCGACGTCACCCACGTCCCGTACGGCGACGTGGACGCGCTGCGCGCCGCCGTCACCGAGGACACCGCCTTCGTCGTCATCGAGCCCATCCAGGGCGAGAACGGCGTCGTCGTCCCGCCGCCCGGCTACCTCAAGGCCGCACGGGAGATCACCCGCGCCACCGGCACCCTGCTCGTCCTCGATGAGGTGCAGACGGGCATCGGCCGCTGCGGCCACTGGTTCGAGCACCAGGCCCACGAGGGCGTCGAGCCCGATGTCGTCACCCTCGCCAAGGGCCTCGGCGGCGGCCTCCCGCTCGGCGCGACCGTCGCGTTCGGCCCGGCCGCGGACCTGTTCGCACCCGGCCACCACGGCACCACCTTCGGCGGGAACCCCATCGCCTGCGCCGCCGGGCTCGCCGTACTGGACACCCTCGGCGCCGACGCGGCCCTCGACCACGTGAAGGCGGTCGGGGAGCGGCTGCGCCAGGGAATCGAGGGTCTGGGCCACCCGCTGGTCTCCCACGTCCGTGGTGCGGGCCTGCTGCTGGGTATCGTGCTCACGGAGTCCCTCGCACCGCAGGTGCAGCAGGCGGCTCAGGACGCCGGCCTCCTGGTGAACGCGCCCGCCCCCGATGTCGTACGGATCATGCCTCCGCTGGTCCTCACCGACGCCGAGGCGGACGCCTTCCTCCGGGCCCTGCCCGGAGTCCTCGACGTGGCGAACGGGCAAGGACGAACCGGAGAATGA
- the argB gene encoding acetylglutamate kinase — MSEPQNPESTTRKHTALPKAQILIEALPWLTRHNGKTVVIKFGGNAMIDEDLKAAFAQDVVFLRQAGLKPVVVHGGGPQISAALDRHGIVSEFKAGLRVTTEDAMDVVRMVLAGQVQRELVGLLNQHGPLAVGLTGEDAHTISATRHRPVIGGEQIDIGRVGEITAIDTGAIQALLEDGRIPVISSIARSQDDGHVYNVNADTAAAALAAALGAETLMVLTDVEGLYEDWPNSDEVISRLTASQLEKLLPELSSGMVPKMEGCLHAVRNGVTTARVIDGRVQHSILLEIFTDEGIGTMVVPDGQGD, encoded by the coding sequence ATGAGCGAGCCCCAGAACCCCGAGAGCACGACCCGGAAGCACACCGCGCTCCCCAAGGCCCAGATCCTCATCGAGGCGCTGCCCTGGCTGACGCGGCACAACGGCAAGACGGTCGTCATCAAGTTCGGCGGCAACGCCATGATCGACGAGGACCTCAAGGCCGCCTTCGCCCAGGACGTCGTCTTCCTGCGCCAGGCCGGCCTCAAGCCGGTCGTCGTCCACGGCGGCGGCCCCCAGATCAGCGCCGCCCTCGACCGCCACGGCATCGTCAGCGAGTTCAAGGCGGGCCTGCGGGTCACCACCGAGGACGCCATGGACGTCGTACGGATGGTCCTCGCCGGCCAGGTGCAGCGCGAGCTCGTCGGGCTGCTCAACCAGCACGGCCCGCTCGCCGTCGGCCTCACCGGCGAGGACGCCCACACCATCTCCGCCACCCGGCACCGCCCTGTGATCGGCGGCGAACAGATCGACATCGGCCGGGTCGGCGAGATCACCGCCATCGACACCGGTGCCATCCAGGCGCTCCTGGAGGACGGCCGCATCCCGGTCATCTCCTCCATCGCCCGCTCCCAGGACGACGGACATGTCTACAACGTCAATGCTGATACGGCGGCTGCGGCACTCGCTGCGGCGCTGGGCGCCGAGACCCTGATGGTCCTGACCGACGTCGAGGGCCTGTACGAGGACTGGCCGAACAGCGACGAGGTCATCAGCCGGCTCACCGCGAGCCAGCTGGAGAAGCTGCTGCCCGAGCTCTCCAGCGGCATGGTCCCCAAGATGGAGGGCTGCCTGCACGCCGTACGGAACGGCGTCACCACGGCCCGCGTGATCGACGGCCGGGTCCAGCACTCGATCCTGCTGGAGATCTTCACCGACGAGGGCATCGGCACGATGGTCGTGCCGGACGGACAGGGGGACTGA
- the argJ gene encoding bifunctional glutamate N-acetyltransferase/amino-acid acetyltransferase ArgJ: MSVTAAKGFTAAGIAAGIKSNGNPDLALVVNTGPRRAAAGVFTSNRVKAAPVVWSQQVLADGELTAVVLNSGGANACTGPQGFQDTHATAEKVAEVLSAQGADVGAGEVAVASTGLIGLLLPMDKLLPGVEKAAAELSEHGGEKAAIAIKTTDTVHKTSVVTKDGDWTVGGMAKGAGMLAPGLATMLVVLTTDADVDAKGLDSALRGATRVTFDRVDSDGCMSTNDTVLLLASGASGVTPAQDAFTEAVREVCDDLARQLIGDAEGASKDIRIEVVNAATEDDAVEVGRSIARNNLLKCAIHGEDPNWGRVLSAIGTTKAAFEPDALNVAINGVWVCRNGSVGEDRDLVDMRFREVSITADLAAGTESAVIWANDLTADYVHENSAYSS; the protein is encoded by the coding sequence GTGAGCGTCACCGCAGCGAAGGGATTCACGGCGGCGGGTATCGCCGCCGGGATCAAGTCGAACGGCAACCCGGACCTGGCCCTCGTGGTCAACACCGGGCCCCGCCGCGCCGCCGCGGGAGTCTTCACCTCCAACCGCGTCAAGGCCGCCCCCGTCGTCTGGTCCCAGCAGGTCCTGGCCGACGGCGAACTCACCGCGGTCGTCCTCAACTCGGGCGGCGCCAACGCCTGCACCGGCCCTCAGGGTTTCCAGGACACCCACGCCACCGCCGAGAAGGTCGCCGAGGTCCTCAGCGCCCAGGGCGCGGACGTCGGCGCCGGCGAGGTCGCCGTCGCGTCCACCGGCCTCATCGGCCTCCTGCTCCCCATGGACAAGCTCCTCCCCGGCGTCGAGAAGGCCGCGGCCGAGCTCTCCGAGCACGGCGGCGAGAAGGCCGCCATCGCCATCAAGACCACCGACACCGTCCACAAGACCTCCGTGGTCACCAAGGACGGCGACTGGACGGTCGGCGGCATGGCCAAGGGCGCGGGCATGCTCGCCCCGGGCCTCGCCACCATGCTCGTCGTCCTCACCACCGATGCCGATGTCGACGCCAAGGGCCTGGACAGCGCCCTCCGGGGCGCCACCCGCGTCACCTTCGACCGGGTCGACTCCGACGGCTGCATGTCCACCAACGACACCGTCCTCCTCCTCGCCTCCGGCGCCTCCGGCGTCACCCCGGCGCAGGACGCGTTCACCGAGGCCGTACGGGAGGTCTGCGACGACCTCGCCCGCCAGCTCATCGGCGACGCCGAGGGCGCCAGCAAGGACATCCGTATCGAGGTGGTCAACGCGGCCACCGAGGACGACGCCGTCGAGGTGGGCCGCTCCATCGCCCGGAACAACCTCCTCAAGTGCGCCATCCACGGCGAGGACCCCAACTGGGGCCGGGTGCTCTCCGCCATCGGCACCACGAAGGCCGCCTTCGAGCCCGACGCGCTCAATGTCGCCATCAACGGCGTCTGGGTGTGCAGGAACGGCTCCGTCGGCGAGGACCGCGACCTCGTCGACATGCGCTTCCGGGAGGTCAGCATCACCGCCGACCTCGCCGCCGGTACCGAGTCCGCCGTCATCTGGGCGAACGACCTCACCGCCGACTACGTCCACGAGAACAGCGCGTACTCGTCATGA
- the argC gene encoding N-acetyl-gamma-glutamyl-phosphate reductase: MTVRVAVAGASGYAGGELLRLLLAHPHVEIGALTGHSNAGQRLGGLQPHLLPLADRVLVPTTADELAGKGRRHDVVFLALPHGQSAAVAEHLGPDVLVVDMGADFRLKEPADWETYYGSPHAGTWPYGLPELPGARAALEGAKRIAVPGCYPTAVSLALFPAYADGLAEPEAVIVAASGTSGAGKAAKPHLLGSEVMGSMSPYGVGGGHRHTPEMIQNLSGPAGERVTVSFTPTLAPMPRGILATCTAAAKPGVTAEAVRAAYEKAFADEPFVHLLPEGQWPATASVYGSNAVQVQVAYDAGANRIIAISAIDNLTKGTAGGAVQSMNIALGLPEATGLSTIGVAP; this comes from the coding sequence ATGACGGTACGAGTAGCAGTGGCGGGTGCGAGTGGATACGCGGGTGGAGAGCTTCTGCGTCTTCTTCTCGCCCACCCCCACGTGGAGATCGGCGCCCTGACCGGCCACTCCAACGCCGGGCAGCGGCTCGGGGGGCTTCAGCCCCATCTGCTGCCGCTCGCCGACCGCGTCCTCGTGCCCACCACCGCCGATGAGCTCGCCGGGAAGGGCCGTCGGCATGACGTGGTCTTCCTCGCCCTGCCGCACGGCCAGTCCGCCGCCGTCGCCGAGCACCTCGGACCGGATGTCCTCGTCGTCGACATGGGCGCCGACTTCCGGCTCAAGGAGCCCGCCGACTGGGAGACGTACTACGGCTCCCCGCACGCCGGCACCTGGCCCTACGGCCTTCCGGAACTGCCCGGTGCACGCGCCGCCCTTGAGGGGGCCAAGCGGATCGCGGTGCCCGGCTGCTACCCCACCGCCGTCTCGCTCGCGCTCTTCCCCGCGTACGCCGACGGGCTCGCCGAACCCGAGGCCGTGATCGTTGCCGCCTCCGGCACCTCCGGCGCGGGCAAGGCCGCCAAGCCGCACCTGCTCGGCAGCGAGGTCATGGGCAGCATGTCGCCGTACGGCGTCGGCGGCGGCCACCGGCACACCCCCGAGATGATCCAGAACCTCAGCGGACCGGCGGGGGAGCGGGTCACCGTCTCCTTCACGCCGACCCTGGCGCCGATGCCCCGGGGCATCCTCGCCACCTGCACCGCCGCCGCGAAGCCGGGCGTCACCGCCGAGGCCGTACGGGCCGCGTACGAGAAGGCCTTCGCGGACGAGCCCTTCGTCCATCTGCTGCCCGAGGGGCAGTGGCCGGCGACGGCGTCCGTCTACGGTTCCAACGCCGTTCAGGTGCAGGTCGCATATGACGCGGGGGCGAACCGGATCATCGCGATCAGCGCCATCGACAACCTCACCAAGGGCACCGCAGGCGGCGCGGTGCAGAGCATGAACATCGCCCTCGGCCTCCCCGAGGCCACCGGACTTTCCACGATTGGAGTCGCTCCGTGA
- a CDS encoding AAA family ATPase — protein sequence MIVWLNGTHGVGKTTTAALVRDLIPDSRVLDAEKVGETLMDITPGLPATDNFQHWPPWRPLVVETARRVLDYTGGTLVMPMTVLVEEYWREIGAGLARHGIPVRHFVLHADQETLRRRIAGDTVIGPDSPFRLHHLQHYAEAARTWLHGEAEVVDTTHLTPGQAAQRIAESVRG from the coding sequence ATGATCGTATGGCTCAACGGCACCCACGGCGTGGGCAAGACGACGACCGCCGCACTCGTGCGGGACCTGATCCCCGATTCGCGGGTCCTCGACGCCGAGAAGGTCGGCGAGACGCTCATGGACATCACGCCCGGGCTGCCTGCGACGGACAACTTCCAGCACTGGCCGCCGTGGCGCCCGCTCGTCGTCGAGACCGCCCGCCGCGTGCTCGACTACACCGGCGGCACTCTGGTGATGCCGATGACCGTCCTGGTCGAGGAGTACTGGCGCGAGATCGGCGCGGGCCTCGCCCGCCACGGCATTCCGGTACGGCACTTCGTGCTCCACGCCGACCAGGAGACCCTGCGCCGGCGCATCGCGGGCGACACCGTCATCGGCCCCGACTCCCCGTTCCGTCTCCACCACCTCCAGCACTACGCCGAGGCCGCCCGCACGTGGCTGCACGGTGAGGCCGAGGTCGTCGACACCACACACCTCACGCCCGGCCAGGCCGCGCAGCGGATCGCGGAGTCCGTGAGGGGGTGA
- the argG gene encoding argininosuccinate synthase produces MSKVLTSLPAGERVGIAFSGGLDTSVAVAWMRDKGAIPCTYTADIGQYDEPDIASVPGRAKAYGAEIARLVDCRAALVEEGLAALTCGAFHIRSGGRAYFNTTPLGRAVTGTLLVRAMLEDNVQIWGDGSTFKGNDIERFYRYGLLANPHLRIYKPWLDTDFVTELGGRKEMSEWLVAHDLPYRDSTEKAYSTDANIWGATHEAKTLEHLNTGVETVEPIMGVRFWDPSVEIDTEDVTIGFDQGRPVSINGKEFSSPVDLVMEANAIGGRHGMGMSDQIENRIIEAKSRGIYEAPGMALLHAAYERLVNAIHNEDTLAQYHNEGRRLGRLMYEGRWLDPQALMVRESLQRWVGAAVTGEVTLRLRRGEDYSILDTTGPAFSYHPDKLSMERTEDSAFGPSDRIGQLTMRNLDIADSRAKLEQYAGLGLIGSSNPAIGAAQAAATGLIGTMTELPEGGAEAIASRGEVSGDDEMLDRAAMEFGTD; encoded by the coding sequence ATGTCCAAGGTCCTCACCTCCCTGCCCGCCGGCGAGCGCGTCGGCATCGCCTTCTCCGGCGGCCTCGACACCTCCGTCGCGGTCGCATGGATGCGCGACAAGGGCGCCATCCCGTGCACCTACACCGCCGACATCGGCCAGTACGACGAGCCCGACATCGCCTCGGTGCCCGGCCGCGCCAAGGCCTACGGCGCCGAGATCGCGCGCCTGGTCGACTGCCGCGCCGCGCTGGTCGAGGAGGGTCTTGCCGCACTCACCTGCGGGGCGTTCCACATCCGCTCCGGCGGCCGTGCCTACTTCAACACCACGCCCCTCGGCCGCGCCGTCACCGGCACGCTGCTGGTCCGGGCGATGCTCGAGGACAACGTCCAGATCTGGGGCGACGGCTCGACGTTCAAGGGCAACGACATCGAGCGGTTCTACCGCTACGGCCTCCTCGCCAACCCGCACCTGCGGATCTACAAGCCCTGGCTGGACACGGACTTCGTGACCGAGCTGGGCGGGCGCAAGGAGATGTCGGAGTGGCTCGTCGCCCACGACCTCCCGTACCGCGACAGCACCGAGAAGGCGTACTCCACCGACGCCAACATCTGGGGTGCCACCCACGAGGCGAAGACCCTGGAGCACCTGAACACGGGTGTGGAGACCGTCGAGCCGATCATGGGTGTCCGCTTCTGGGACCCGTCGGTCGAGATCGACACCGAGGACGTCACGATCGGCTTCGACCAGGGCCGCCCGGTGTCCATCAACGGCAAGGAGTTCTCCTCCCCCGTCGACCTCGTCATGGAGGCCAACGCCATCGGCGGCCGCCACGGCATGGGCATGTCGGACCAGATCGAGAACCGGATCATCGAGGCCAAGAGCCGCGGCATCTACGAGGCCCCCGGCATGGCCCTGCTGCACGCGGCCTACGAGCGGCTGGTCAACGCGATCCACAACGAGGACACCCTCGCCCAGTACCACAACGAGGGACGGCGCCTCGGCCGGCTGATGTACGAGGGCCGGTGGCTGGACCCGCAGGCGCTCATGGTCCGCGAGTCCCTGCAGCGCTGGGTCGGCGCGGCCGTCACCGGCGAGGTGACGCTGCGGCTGCGGCGGGGCGAGGACTACTCGATCCTCGACACCACGGGCCCGGCGTTCAGCTACCACCCGGACAAGCTGTCCATGGAGCGCACCGAGGACTCGGCCTTCGGCCCGTCCGACCGGATCGGCCAGCTCACCATGCGCAACCTGGACATCGCCGACTCGCGCGCCAAGCTGGAGCAGTACGCGGGCCTCGGCCTGATCGGCAGCTCCAACCCGGCCATCGGCGCCGCCCAGGCCGCCGCGACCGGCCTGATCGGCACCATGACCGAGCTGCCCGAGGGCGGCGCGGAGGCCATCGCCTCCCGCGGCGAGGTCTCCGGCGACGACGAGATGCTGGACCGTGCCGCGATGGAATTCGGCACCGACTGA